One stretch of Hyphomicrobiales bacterium DNA includes these proteins:
- the topA gene encoding type I DNA topoisomerase, with product MNVVVVESPAKAKTINKYLGSGYLVMASYGHVRDLPAKDGSVRPDEDFAMSWDVDPKARKRLDEIARAVKSADRLILATDPDREGEAISWHVLEALKLKKALNDVKVERVVFNAVTKDAVLAAMAQPRGLDEPLVEAYLARRALDYLVGFTLSPVLWRKLPGARSAGRVQSVALRLVCDREREIETFIRQEYWSLVASLETPAGETFDARLAAIAGKKLGKLDIKSRAEAEAIRQALEAGRFAVLSVETKPQKRHPQPPFITSTLQQEASRKLGLSATRTMQIAQRLYEGVELNGETQGLITYMRTDGVQMAREAIDACRRTIASQFGDRYRPEAPRVYKTKAKNAQEAHEAIRPTDPGRRPADVARFLDEEQAKLYELIWKRAIASQMASAELARTTIDIAGTGGDGNPYGLRATGQVVLFDGFLKLYQEGRDDEEDEENARLPAVKAGEATAVEKVAANQHVTEPQPRYTEATLIKRMEELGIGRPSTYTQTLSVLRDRGYVRLDKKRLVPEDKGRLVTAFLESFFRRYVEYDFTAALEERLDKVSNGEIAWRDLLRDFWREFSAAVDETKDLRVAQVLEALNELLGPHIFPATGPGEDPRRCPSCGDGRLSLKIGKFGAFIGCSNYPECRYTRQLAGEAQTGAGDKQGPAGRLLGTDPERGREVYLKDGRFGAYVERAAADGGKPERGSIPKDVDPETIDLALALRLLSLPRQVGLHPETGKPITAGIGRYGPFVQHDGRFANLRSSAEVFEIGLNRAVDLIANRRARNGKNGPQTLKDLGEHPTLGGSIQLLSGRYGPYVKHGKINVTLPRSLKPEDVTLDRAVELIAAKAAKAGAAGRRN from the coding sequence ATGAACGTCGTTGTCGTTGAGTCGCCCGCCAAGGCCAAGACCATCAACAAATATCTCGGCTCTGGCTATCTGGTCATGGCCTCCTACGGCCATGTCCGCGACCTGCCGGCCAAGGACGGCTCGGTGCGCCCGGACGAGGATTTCGCCATGTCCTGGGACGTCGACCCCAAGGCGCGAAAGCGCCTCGACGAAATCGCCCGGGCGGTCAAGTCGGCCGACCGGCTGATCCTCGCCACCGACCCGGACCGCGAGGGAGAGGCGATCTCCTGGCACGTGCTCGAAGCGCTCAAGCTGAAGAAGGCGCTCAACGACGTCAAGGTCGAGCGCGTCGTCTTCAACGCCGTCACCAAGGACGCGGTGCTGGCGGCGATGGCCCAGCCGCGCGGCCTCGACGAGCCGCTGGTCGAAGCCTATCTCGCGCGCCGCGCGCTCGACTATCTGGTCGGCTTCACCCTGTCGCCGGTTTTGTGGCGCAAGCTGCCGGGCGCGCGCTCGGCGGGCCGCGTGCAGTCCGTGGCGCTGCGCCTCGTTTGCGACCGCGAACGCGAGATCGAGACCTTCATCCGCCAGGAATACTGGTCGCTCGTCGCAAGCCTTGAGACCCCGGCCGGCGAGACGTTCGACGCCCGCCTTGCTGCAATCGCCGGCAAGAAGCTCGGCAAGCTCGATATCAAGAGCCGGGCCGAGGCGGAAGCGATCAGGCAGGCGCTCGAAGCCGGCAGGTTCGCCGTCTTGAGCGTCGAAACCAAACCGCAGAAGCGCCATCCCCAGCCGCCCTTCATCACCTCGACCCTGCAGCAGGAGGCCTCGCGCAAGCTGGGCCTTTCGGCTACCCGCACCATGCAGATCGCCCAGCGCCTTTATGAAGGCGTCGAACTCAACGGCGAGACCCAGGGGCTGATCACCTATATGCGCACCGACGGGGTACAGATGGCGCGCGAGGCGATCGACGCCTGCCGGCGCACCATCGCAAGCCAGTTCGGCGACCGCTACCGGCCGGAGGCCCCGCGCGTCTACAAGACCAAGGCCAAGAACGCGCAAGAAGCCCACGAGGCGATCCGCCCCACGGATCCGGGCCGGCGACCGGCCGACGTTGCCCGCTTCCTCGACGAGGAGCAGGCCAAGCTCTACGAGCTGATCTGGAAGCGCGCGATCGCCAGCCAGATGGCGAGCGCCGAGCTTGCCCGCACCACCATCGATATTGCCGGCACCGGCGGCGACGGCAATCCCTACGGCCTGCGCGCCACCGGCCAGGTGGTGCTCTTCGATGGCTTCCTGAAGCTCTATCAGGAAGGCCGCGACGACGAGGAGGACGAGGAGAATGCCCGCCTGCCGGCGGTCAAGGCGGGCGAAGCGACGGCGGTCGAGAAGGTCGCCGCCAACCAGCATGTCACCGAGCCGCAGCCGCGCTACACCGAGGCGACGCTGATCAAGCGCATGGAGGAGCTCGGCATCGGCCGACCCTCGACCTACACTCAGACGCTGTCCGTGCTGCGCGACCGCGGCTACGTGCGCCTCGACAAGAAGCGCCTCGTGCCCGAAGACAAGGGCCGCCTCGTCACCGCCTTCCTGGAGAGCTTCTTCCGGCGCTACGTGGAGTACGACTTCACCGCAGCCCTCGAGGAACGCCTCGATAAGGTGTCCAACGGCGAGATCGCCTGGCGCGACCTGTTGCGCGACTTTTGGCGCGAATTCTCCGCCGCGGTCGACGAGACCAAGGATTTGAGGGTTGCCCAGGTCTTGGAGGCGCTCAACGAGCTGCTCGGGCCGCACATCTTTCCCGCCACCGGCCCCGGCGAGGACCCGCGCCGCTGCCCGAGTTGCGGCGACGGGCGGCTGAGCCTGAAGATCGGCAAATTCGGCGCCTTTATCGGCTGCTCCAACTATCCGGAATGTCGCTATACGCGGCAACTGGCGGGCGAGGCGCAAACAGGCGCGGGCGACAAGCAGGGGCCCGCCGGCCGTCTGCTCGGGACCGACCCCGAGAGAGGCCGCGAGGTTTATCTCAAGGACGGCCGCTTCGGCGCCTATGTCGAGCGCGCTGCGGCTGACGGCGGCAAGCCGGAGCGCGGCTCCATACCCAAGGACGTCGACCCGGAGACGATCGATCTTGCGCTGGCGCTAAGGCTTCTCTCCCTGCCGCGCCAGGTCGGGCTGCATCCAGAGACCGGCAAGCCGATCACCGCCGGCATCGGCCGCTACGGGCCGTTCGTCCAGCATGACGGCCGGTTCGCCAACCTTCGCAGCAGCGCCGAAGTGTTCGAGATCGGCCTCAACCGCGCCGTCGATCTGATTGCCAACCGCCGCGCGCGCAACGGCAAGAATGGGCCGCAGACCTTGAAGGATCTCGGCGAACACCCGACATTGGGAGGGTCGATCCAACTTCTCTCCGGCCGCTACGGCCCCTATGTGAAGCACGGCAAAATCAATGTAACGCTGCCGCGCAGCCTCAAGCCCGAGGACGTGACTCTCGACCGGGCGGTCGAACTGATTGCCGCCAAGGCGGCCAAGGCCGGCGCGGCGGGCAGGAGAAACTAG
- the rpmG gene encoding 50S ribosomal protein L33 produces the protein MAKPTTVKIKLVSSAGTGFYYVTRKNTRTKTEKMSARKYDPVARKHVEFKEAKIK, from the coding sequence ATGGCCAAGCCGACCACGGTCAAGATCAAGCTGGTGAGCAGCGCCGGCACCGGCTTCTACTACGTCACCCGCAAGAACACCCGGACCAAGACCGAGAAGATGAGCGCGCGCAAATACGACCCCGTGGCGCGCAAGCACGTCGAGTTCAAGGAGGCCAAAATCAAATAA
- the rnr gene encoding ribonuclease R, which translates to MTRQKQATGPNKLPDKAEILAFIRDHEGRVGKREIARAFQIKGAARADLKQVLKELAEEGAISRRRRKLARPGALPPVAVIEVSGRDQDGELTASPLDWIREDEGPAPLIQVRAPRTRVPMGAVGVGDRVLARLTLSEEAGPEGRLLYEARIIKRLARAAARTLGVYRAQPGGRGRIEPIDRRNLKEFTVGPSDLGDAKPGDLVSIEVSGEGRARAPRARIVESHGPLGSQKTISKIAMQAHGIAEEFQTAALAEAQAARAVSADSREDLRQIPLITIDPTDARDHDDAVWAAPETAANNPGGFVVLVAIADVAHYVRSGSALDEAARERGNSVYFPDRVVPMLPERISNDLCSLKEGADRPCLAVRMVFGADGRKRGHRFMRAIMRSAAKLSYEQAQAAIDGAVDETTRPLLGPVLSPLWGAWQALRRGREARGPLELDLPERKVILKNDGSIDRIIVPPRLDAHRLIEEFMIQANVAAAETLEVKKSPLLYRIHEPPSKIKLEALRDFLKTLEIQLPKAGTLRPAHFNRILTRVEGSDIDQLVNEVVLRSQAQAEYSPANVGHFGLNLHRYAHFTSPIRRYADLIVHRALIRALRLGPDGLGDQTIAALDEIGAQISAAERRAMAAERDTLDRLIAHHLAGRIGALFSARISGVTRFGLFVRLADSGADGFIPAKSLTSDYFRLDERRQALIGERTGEMHRIGNTVEVRLVEAVPLAGALRFDLVSEGQYVKPRKSGRVGAEKKRARGRRKRG; encoded by the coding sequence ATGACACGACAAAAACAGGCCACCGGGCCAAATAAGCTCCCGGACAAGGCCGAGATTCTCGCTTTCATTCGCGACCATGAGGGGCGCGTCGGCAAGCGCGAGATCGCGCGCGCCTTCCAGATCAAGGGCGCCGCGCGCGCCGATCTGAAGCAAGTCCTGAAAGAGCTCGCCGAGGAGGGCGCCATTTCGCGGCGGCGCCGCAAGCTTGCCCGGCCGGGCGCCCTGCCCCCGGTCGCGGTGATCGAGGTCAGCGGCCGCGACCAGGATGGCGAGCTCACGGCCTCGCCGCTCGACTGGATCCGCGAGGACGAGGGGCCGGCGCCCCTCATTCAGGTTCGCGCACCGCGCACCCGCGTGCCGATGGGCGCCGTCGGCGTCGGCGACCGCGTGCTCGCCCGCCTGACGCTGAGCGAGGAGGCAGGCCCGGAGGGACGGCTGCTCTATGAGGCCCGCATCATCAAACGCCTGGCCAGGGCGGCGGCCCGCACGCTCGGCGTCTACCGGGCGCAGCCCGGCGGGCGCGGGCGCATCGAGCCCATCGATCGCCGCAATCTAAAGGAATTCACGGTCGGGCCGAGCGATCTCGGCGATGCCAAGCCGGGGGACCTGGTGTCGATCGAGGTCTCCGGCGAAGGCCGCGCCCGCGCACCCCGCGCCCGGATTGTCGAAAGCCACGGGCCCCTCGGCAGCCAGAAGACGATTTCAAAGATTGCCATGCAAGCTCATGGAATCGCGGAGGAGTTCCAGACAGCCGCCCTTGCCGAGGCGCAAGCCGCGCGCGCCGTGAGCGCCGACAGCCGCGAGGATTTGCGGCAAATTCCGCTGATCACCATCGACCCGACCGATGCCCGCGACCATGACGACGCGGTGTGGGCGGCGCCGGAGACGGCCGCCAACAATCCCGGCGGCTTTGTGGTGCTGGTCGCCATCGCCGACGTCGCCCATTATGTGCGCTCCGGCAGCGCGCTGGACGAGGCGGCGCGCGAGCGTGGAAACTCGGTCTATTTCCCGGACCGCGTCGTGCCGATGCTGCCCGAGCGCATCTCCAACGATCTGTGCTCGCTGAAGGAGGGTGCGGACCGCCCGTGCCTGGCCGTGCGCATGGTCTTCGGTGCCGACGGCCGCAAGCGCGGCCACCGCTTCATGCGCGCCATCATGCGCTCGGCGGCGAAGCTCTCCTATGAGCAGGCCCAGGCCGCCATAGACGGCGCCGTCGACGAGACGACGCGGCCCTTGCTCGGGCCCGTCCTGTCGCCTCTGTGGGGCGCCTGGCAGGCGCTCAGGCGCGGCCGCGAGGCACGCGGCCCCCTCGAGCTCGACCTTCCGGAGCGCAAGGTGATCCTCAAGAACGACGGCTCCATCGACCGCATCATCGTGCCGCCGCGGCTCGACGCCCACCGGCTGATCGAGGAATTCATGATCCAGGCCAACGTCGCCGCCGCCGAGACGCTTGAGGTCAAGAAGAGTCCGCTCCTCTACCGCATCCACGAGCCGCCCTCGAAGATCAAGCTCGAGGCGCTGCGCGACTTCCTCAAGACTCTGGAAATCCAGCTCCCCAAGGCGGGCACGCTGAGGCCGGCCCATTTCAACCGCATCCTGACCCGCGTCGAGGGCTCCGACATCGACCAGCTCGTCAACGAGGTTGTGCTGCGCTCCCAGGCGCAGGCGGAATATTCGCCGGCCAATGTCGGCCATTTCGGGCTCAATCTGCACCGCTACGCCCATTTCACCTCGCCGATCCGCCGTTATGCCGACCTGATCGTCCACCGGGCATTGATCCGCGCGCTGCGCCTCGGCCCGGATGGGCTCGGCGATCAGACCATCGCCGCGCTCGACGAGATCGGGGCTCAGATCTCGGCCGCCGAGCGCCGCGCCATGGCGGCCGAGCGCGACACGCTCGACCGGCTGATCGCGCATCATCTGGCAGGCCGCATCGGCGCCCTGTTTTCGGCCCGCATCTCCGGCGTCACGCGCTTTGGCCTGTTCGTGCGGCTTGCCGACTCGGGCGCCGACGGCTTCATCCCGGCAAAGAGCCTGACCAGCGACTATTTCCGCCTCGACGAGCGCCGCCAGGCGCTGATCGGCGAGCGCACCGGCGAGATGCACCGCATCGGCAATACGGTCGAAGTGCGTCTGGTCGAGGCGGTGCCGCTTGCCGGCGCCTTGCGCTTTGACCTCGTCAGCGAAGGGCAGTATGTCAAACCCCGCAAGTCCGGGCGCGTCGGGGCCGAGAAGAAACGCGCGCGGGGCCGCCGCAAACGGGGTTAG
- a CDS encoding dihydroorotase: MTINGAHAPLLLKNARVVDPASGLDERGGMLIVDGRISGAGKGVDDGPAGTKIVDCAGRIVAPGLVDMRVFVGEPGAEHRETLASASLAAAAGGVTTMIVMPDTDPVIDDIALVDFLLRRARDTASVRIHPMAAITRGLKGEEMTEFGLMLEAGAVAFTDGRHSVKNAQVMRQALTYARNFDGLVVHHAEDRDLAGQGVMNESETATRLGLPGIPREAESVVVARDMRLARLTGARYHAAQLSCADSLAAVRRAKEDGLPVTCGVSINHLTLNELDIGSYRTFFKLSPPLRSEDDRLAMVAGLADRSIDVIVSAHDPQHVETKRHPFAEAADGAIGLETLLAAALRLVHNGDADLATVLRALSTRPAEILGLEAGTLAKGAPGDVVVFDAEAPWVCEEAHIVSRSKNTPFEGARFMGRVTRTVIAGHTVYDYASVEV; the protein is encoded by the coding sequence ATGACCATAAACGGCGCCCACGCCCCGCTGCTCCTGAAGAACGCGCGCGTCGTCGATCCGGCTTCGGGCCTCGACGAGCGGGGCGGCATGCTCATCGTCGACGGGCGGATCTCTGGCGCCGGCAAGGGAGTGGACGACGGGCCGGCGGGCACCAAGATCGTCGACTGCGCCGGCCGGATCGTCGCCCCGGGCCTGGTCGACATGCGTGTCTTCGTCGGCGAGCCCGGCGCCGAGCACCGCGAGACGCTGGCTTCGGCAAGCCTGGCGGCGGCGGCAGGCGGGGTCACCACCATGATCGTCATGCCGGACACCGACCCGGTCATTGACGACATCGCGCTCGTCGACTTCCTCCTGCGCCGCGCCCGCGACACGGCAAGCGTGCGCATCCACCCGATGGCCGCCATCACCCGCGGCCTCAAGGGCGAGGAGATGACCGAGTTCGGCCTCATGCTGGAGGCCGGCGCCGTCGCCTTCACCGACGGCCGCCATTCGGTGAAAAATGCCCAGGTCATGCGCCAGGCGCTCACCTATGCGCGCAATTTCGACGGCCTCGTGGTTCACCACGCCGAGGACCGCGACCTGGCAGGCCAAGGCGTCATGAACGAAAGCGAGACGGCGACCCGGCTCGGCCTGCCGGGCATTCCGCGCGAGGCGGAAAGCGTCGTCGTCGCCCGCGATATGCGCCTTGCCCGCCTGACCGGCGCCCGCTACCACGCAGCGCAGCTCTCCTGCGCGGACTCCCTTGCCGCGGTCCGCCGCGCCAAGGAGGACGGCCTTCCCGTCACCTGCGGCGTCTCCATCAACCACCTGACCCTCAACGAGCTCGACATCGGCTCCTACCGGACCTTCTTCAAGCTGTCGCCACCCTTGCGCTCCGAGGACGACCGGCTGGCGATGGTCGCAGGCCTTGCCGACCGCTCGATCGACGTCATCGTCTCGGCCCACGACCCGCAGCATGTCGAGACCAAGCGCCACCCCTTCGCCGAGGCCGCCGACGGCGCCATCGGGCTCGAGACCCTGCTCGCGGCCGCCCTGCGGTTGGTGCACAATGGCGACGCCGACCTTGCGACCGTCCTGCGCGCCCTGTCGACGCGGCCGGCCGAGATTCTCGGGCTCGAGGCGGGAACCCTCGCCAAGGGGGCGCCCGGCGACGTCGTCGTATTCGACGCCGAGGCGCCCTGGGTGTGCGAGGAGGCCCACATCGTTTCCCGCTCCAAGAACACGCCGTTCGAGGGCGCACGCTTCATGGGTCGGGTCACGCGCACCGTCATTGCCGGGCATACGGTCTACGATTACGCTTCCGTTGAAGTCTGA
- a CDS encoding PleD family two-component system response regulator — MTARVLVVDDIEANVKLLEARLVAEYFDVLIAMSGEEAIAVCQRGEADIVLLDVMMPGIDGFETCRRLKQDPRTHHIPIIMVTALDQPSDRVRGLEAGADDFLTKPVGEIALISRVKSLVRLKTVIDELKMRMVAGEDVGISDSVADILSQPTRDGRILVVDTRRSSCDRVQAALGGIHRVDTETDPQNAVFKAAEGDYELAIVSLALDGFDGLRLCSQLRSLERTRHMPILVLADPDDSSRLLRSLDLGVNDYVVRPIDKNELFARVRTQIRRHRYTEELRDSFHHSVEMAITDPLTQLHNRRYMENHLGLLVAKAQRKGGNLSLLIIDIDYFKAINDSYGHDAGDDVLRNFSERLRKNVRGIDLVCRYGGEEFVVVLPDTNISLALSIGERLRTRVAGDAFPIRGGNKALNVTISVGIATLTSPEDTPESLVKRADRALYSAKRDGRNRVVSSAA, encoded by the coding sequence ATGACCGCACGCGTATTGGTCGTCGACGACATCGAGGCAAATGTCAAACTCTTGGAAGCCCGCCTCGTAGCGGAATATTTCGACGTGCTCATCGCCATGTCGGGCGAGGAGGCGATCGCGGTCTGTCAGCGCGGCGAGGCGGACATCGTACTGCTCGACGTCATGATGCCGGGCATTGATGGCTTCGAGACCTGCCGGCGGCTGAAGCAGGACCCACGCACCCACCATATCCCGATCATCATGGTGACGGCGCTCGATCAGCCGAGCGACCGGGTACGCGGCCTGGAAGCGGGCGCCGACGATTTCCTGACCAAGCCGGTCGGCGAAATCGCCCTGATTTCGCGAGTCAAGAGCCTGGTGCGGCTGAAAACGGTGATCGACGAGCTGAAGATGCGCATGGTCGCCGGCGAGGATGTGGGGATCAGCGATTCGGTCGCCGACATTCTGAGTCAGCCGACCCGCGACGGGCGCATCCTGGTCGTCGATACGCGGCGCTCGTCGTGCGATCGCGTGCAGGCCGCGCTCGGCGGCATCCACCGGGTCGATACCGAAACCGATCCTCAGAACGCCGTGTTCAAGGCTGCGGAAGGCGACTACGAGCTGGCCATCGTCAGCCTCGCTCTGGACGGCTTCGACGGGCTGCGGCTGTGCTCGCAGCTGCGCTCCCTGGAGCGCACGCGCCACATGCCGATCCTGGTGCTCGCCGACCCCGACGACAGTTCCCGGCTGTTGCGCAGCCTCGACCTCGGAGTCAACGACTATGTGGTGCGGCCGATCGACAAGAATGAACTGTTCGCCCGGGTGCGCACCCAAATCCGCCGCCATCGCTACACGGAGGAGTTGCGCGACAGCTTCCATCACAGCGTCGAGATGGCCATCACCGACCCGCTGACCCAATTGCACAATCGCCGCTACATGGAAAACCATCTCGGCCTGCTGGTCGCCAAGGCGCAGCGAAAGGGCGGCAATCTGTCGCTGCTGATCATCGACATCGACTATTTCAAGGCCATAAACGACTCTTATGGTCACGATGCGGGCGACGATGTGTTGCGCAACTTTTCCGAACGCCTGCGCAAGAATGTGCGCGGGATCGACCTAGTCTGCCGCTATGGCGGCGAGGAGTTCGTGGTGGTGCTGCCGGATACCAACATATCCCTGGCCCTATCGATCGGCGAGCGGCTGCGCACGCGGGTTGCCGGCGACGCGTTCCCGATCCGTGGCGGCAATAAGGCCCTCAACGTGACCATCAGCGTCGGCATCGCGACCTTGACGTCGCCGGAAGATACGCCGGAATCCCTCGTCAAACGGGCCGACAGGGCGCTCTACAGCGCCAAACGCGACGGCCGCAATCGCGTCGTTTCGAGCGCCGCCTAG
- the plsY gene encoding glycerol-3-phosphate 1-O-acyltransferase PlsY, with product MPDPISWSFALPYLAIALAFGYLVGSIPFGVILTRLAGLGDIRAIGSGNIGATNVLRTGRKDLAALTLLADILKGTAAVWLAGLYGPDPQLVAGFGALTGHIFPVWLKFRGGKGVATYLGVLIGFYWPAALAFAAIWLYCAAFARLSSFAGLTASLAVPFILFAADEKQVSELFIALTLLVWLRHYANIRRLVTGTEPRLGESGHEDG from the coding sequence ATGCCCGATCCGATCAGCTGGAGCTTCGCGCTCCCCTATCTCGCCATCGCCTTGGCGTTCGGCTATCTCGTCGGCTCTATCCCCTTCGGCGTCATCCTGACCCGGCTTGCCGGTCTCGGCGACATCCGCGCCATCGGTTCCGGCAATATCGGCGCCACCAACGTGCTGCGCACCGGCCGCAAGGACCTTGCCGCCTTGACGCTCTTGGCCGACATCCTCAAGGGCACCGCCGCCGTCTGGCTCGCGGGCCTCTACGGCCCCGACCCGCAGCTCGTCGCCGGCTTCGGCGCCCTGACCGGCCACATCTTCCCCGTCTGGCTCAAATTCAGGGGCGGCAAGGGTGTAGCCACCTATCTCGGCGTCCTCATCGGCTTCTACTGGCCGGCGGCCTTGGCCTTCGCCGCCATCTGGCTCTACTGCGCCGCGTTCGCCCGCCTCTCCTCCTTCGCCGGACTGACGGCAAGCCTCGCGGTACCCTTCATCCTCTTCGCGGCCGACGAAAAGCAGGTTTCCGAACTTTTCATCGCCCTCACACTCCTGGTCTGGCTCCGGCATTACGCCAATATCCGCCGGCTCGTGACCGGGACCGAGCCGCGCCTCGGCGAGAGCGGGCATGAAGATGGCTGA
- the dprA gene encoding DNA-processing protein DprA encodes MKMAEGGGKGRRLSDAQRLAWLRLIRSENVGPTTFRLLINRFGGADAALKALPGLSARGGLKRQIRIASADEAEAELEAAARLDIRLVAMGEPDYPVPLQHSEGAPPLLFVRGEAAILARPMVAIVGSRNCSAAGKRIAANIAAGLGEAGFAIVSGLARGIDAGAHRGALATGTVAVLAGGVDRVYPQEHEDLYAAIAETGAILSEMPLGLEPRGRDFPRRNRIIAGLALGTVIVEAASRSGSLITARLANEMGREVFAVPGSPLDPRAHGTNRLIRDGAAMARSAEDVIEVLAPILEEPQRAFGAAALTRPATASEGAEAEAAEWTEALAETDRDRVIEALGAAPVEIDEIIRHTRLAPGAVYTVLMELDLAGRLARHGGQLVSIL; translated from the coding sequence ATGAAGATGGCTGAGGGCGGCGGAAAGGGCCGCAGGCTCAGCGATGCCCAGCGGCTTGCCTGGCTGCGCCTGATCCGCAGCGAGAATGTCGGCCCGACCACCTTCCGCCTGCTGATCAACCGCTTCGGCGGCGCCGATGCGGCGCTCAAGGCCCTGCCGGGCCTGTCCGCGCGCGGCGGGCTGAAGCGCCAAATCCGCATCGCTTCCGCCGACGAGGCCGAGGCCGAGCTTGAGGCGGCGGCGCGGCTTGACATCCGTCTCGTCGCCATGGGCGAGCCGGACTATCCGGTCCCGCTGCAGCATAGCGAGGGCGCGCCGCCGCTTCTCTTCGTGCGCGGCGAAGCGGCGATCCTCGCCCGGCCCATGGTCGCCATCGTCGGTTCGCGCAATTGTTCCGCCGCCGGCAAGCGGATTGCGGCAAATATCGCTGCCGGTCTTGGAGAAGCAGGATTCGCCATCGTTTCCGGCCTTGCCCGCGGCATCGACGCCGGCGCCCACCGCGGCGCGCTCGCCACCGGCACCGTCGCCGTACTTGCCGGCGGCGTCGACCGGGTCTATCCGCAGGAGCATGAGGACCTCTACGCGGCGATCGCCGAGACCGGCGCCATCCTGTCTGAAATGCCGCTGGGGCTCGAGCCGCGGGGGCGCGACTTCCCGCGCCGCAACCGGATCATCGCGGGGCTGGCGCTGGGCACGGTCATCGTCGAGGCGGCAAGCCGCTCCGGTTCGCTGATCACCGCAAGGCTCGCCAACGAGATGGGCCGCGAGGTGTTCGCCGTGCCCGGCTCGCCGCTCGATCCGCGCGCCCACGGCACCAACCGTCTGATCCGGGACGGCGCGGCGATGGCGCGCTCGGCCGAGGACGTGATCGAGGTGCTCGCGCCCATCCTGGAAGAGCCGCAGCGGGCTTTTGGCGCCGCCGCCCTCACCCGGCCGGCGACCGCGTCCGAGGGCGCCGAGGCGGAGGCGGCGGAATGGACGGAGGCGCTGGCCGAGACCGACCGCGACCGCGTCATCGAGGCGCTCGGCGCCGCGCCCGTCGAGATCGACGAGATCATCCGCCACACGCGGCTTGCCCCCGGCGCGGTCTATACGGTGCTGATGGAACTGGACCTTGCCGGCCGCCTCGCCCGCCACGGCGGCCAGCTTGTGTCGATCCTATGA
- a CDS encoding NUDIX hydrolase: MNRTADANPIPLVSAPPDPNWRPIRPKNAATLVLVDRSGGRPRVLMGRRHDNHRFLPGKYVFPGGRVDPADSRIAPLADVTADTRRRLMVKMRGGARASMARALALAAIRETYEEAGLLVGRGVDAPPQTRSPSWRRFFAHGIVPALDGMVFIARAITPPRRPRRFDTRFFALDAGAVASDAGRIETPSDELLEVNWLTFEEARAIDIPNITRFVLGEIEERLETGQLAAPRRPVPFFYMHGRKFVREDL; this comes from the coding sequence GTGAACCGCACCGCTGACGCCAACCCCATACCGCTGGTCAGCGCGCCGCCCGATCCGAACTGGCGGCCGATCCGGCCGAAGAATGCGGCAACCCTGGTGCTGGTCGACCGCTCGGGCGGCAGGCCGCGGGTGCTGATGGGGCGGCGCCACGACAATCACCGCTTCCTGCCCGGCAAATACGTCTTTCCCGGCGGCCGCGTCGATCCCGCCGACAGCCGCATCGCGCCGTTGGCCGATGTTACGGCCGACACAAGGCGCCGGCTGATGGTCAAGATGCGCGGCGGCGCGCGGGCGAGCATGGCCCGGGCGCTGGCGCTCGCCGCCATCCGCGAGACTTACGAGGAGGCCGGCCTGTTGGTCGGCCGCGGCGTCGATGCGCCGCCGCAGACACGCTCGCCGAGCTGGCGGCGCTTTTTCGCGCACGGGATCGTGCCGGCCCTCGACGGCATGGTGTTCATCGCCCGCGCCATCACGCCGCCGCGCCGTCCGCGCCGCTTCGACACGCGCTTCTTCGCGCTGGATGCCGGCGCCGTCGCCTCCGACGCCGGCCGCATCGAGACGCCGTCCGACGAGCTTCTCGAGGTCAATTGGCTGACCTTCGAGGAGGCCCGCGCCATCGACATTCCCAACATCACCCGCTTCGTGCTCGGCGAGATCGAGGAGCGGCTCGAAACGGGCCAATTGGCAGCACCTCGGCGTCCCGTTCCCTTTTTCTACATGCACGGGCGGAAATTCGTCCGCGAGGATCTTTGA